The genomic interval CGGGGAGGGGTGGGCTGGCCCAGGGCCGGCAGGAGCGTCGGCAGAACGTCCACCAGCTGCGCGGCGCCGCGGACGCGCTTCCCCTTCAGCTTCGGGTCCCCGGTTTTCAGGATGAGCGGGACGCGCACCGCCTCGTCGCTCAGCCTCGCCCCGTGGCCGAAATAATAGTCGCGCTCGGCCAGAGTCTCGCCGTGGTCCGAGGTGAAAGCCACCACCGTTTTGTCGCCCGCGCGGGCGAGCAGGCGCTTGATCTGCGAGTCGGCGTGCGCGATCTCGCCGTCGTAGCGCGAGATGTAATCGAGCGGATCCAGGCTGACGCCGCCGCCGGGCCGCTCGAGGCGCTGATATTCGGGAATGTCCTCGGCCGAGGGAATCGGAGCGTAGCTTCCCTTGCGGAACTGGGCACCTCCCTCGGGAGGATCGTAGCGGCCGTGAGGATCGAAGAGATGGACGAACAGGAAGTAGGGTTTTCCGGCAGGGGCCGATTGCAGCCAGGCAATCGCCAGATCCACCGTCTGGTCGGAGCGCCTCTCCTGGCCGGTGAACTTGTCCTCGTAAACCTCGAAGCCCCGGTCGAACCCGGTCTGGGCCGCCATCATGGTGTAGCCCGACACGAAGGCCGCCGTGCGGTAGCCGGCCGCCGAAAGCAGGGAAGCGAGGGTCGGAAACTCGGGACTGAGAGAGGTGCCGTTGAAGCGCACGCCATGCGCCGCGGGGGCGAGCCCGGTGAGGAGGCTCGCATGCGCCGGTCCGGTGTTCACGGCCTGGGTGAAGGTGTTCTCGAACAGGATTCCGTCCGCCGCCAGGGCGTCGAGGGTCGGTGAAGTGGGAAGAGGATACCCGTAACAGTGGAGATGATCGGCGCGGGTGGTATCGAGGCTGATGAGCAGAAGGCTCTTCGGCGCCGGCGGCTGGGGCGCGGAGGCCGCCGGAAGGAGGAGAGCGCCCAGCATCAAGGCGATGGTCCCGAGCCGCCTCACGATCAAGAAATCTCCTCCTTCCGCCGTTTTACGGTGCGAGCCCTATTTGGGTTTCCCGGCCTGCTGGAAGAAGCTCTTGGCGCGCTGCTCCATTTCTGCCGGATCCACGTCCTCGACATGGGTTCCCACGGACCAGTGGTGGCCGAACGGGTCCTGGACCTTGCCGTAGCGGTCTCCCCAGAACATGTTGGTCGGCGGCTGGACCCCCTTGGCTCCGGCGTCCACGGCCCGCTTGTACAGGGCGTCGCAGTCGGGAACGTAGAGATGGAGGGCGACCGTCGAGCCGCTCAGGTGCTTGGGGGATTTCGGTGCCTGGGGCATCTCGAACTCGTCGGCGAGGAAGAAGACCGAATTGCCGATCTGCAGCTCGGCGTGCATGACCTGGTTGCTGCCCGGCATGGTCATCCGGTAGCGCTCCTCGGCGCCGAACGCCTTCTTGTAGAAGCTGATTGCTTCGTCGGCCCCGTTCACCACGAGGTGCGGGGTGAGGGTGTGGAAGCCCTGGGGGACTGAGTTCACCTTCTGCGCCATGAGCGGCTCCTTTGAAGGGGGGTGGGATGATTGATGACGGGCCCATGTCAGCACGGTCGCGCCGCGGGGTCAAGCGTTCGCCGCCACGACGCAAAGGGCTGCGAGCCTTGACTCGCCGATCACGGCGGGGATAACCTCTCACGGATGGCCTCCGAAGCGGATCGTTCCCTTCAATCGAGGACGGCGCTCATCTGCGGCGCGAGCCGCGGCATCGGCAGGGCCTGCGCCTTGGAGCTCGCCCGGCTGGGGGCGAGGGTCATCGTGGCGGCTCGCGACCCGCACGCGCTGCAAAAAGTGCTCTCGGAGCTGGCAGGAAAAGATCACCTGCCTCTGGCGGTCGATTTCGAAGATACCGCGGCGCTGCGGCTGTCGACCGCCGGTACTCTCGAGAAGGTCGGAACGATTCACATCCTGATCAACAACAGCGGCGGGCCGGCTTCGGGGCCGACCCTCGCGGCGCAGCCGGAGCAGTTTTTGGCGGCCTTCTCGCGCCATCTCGTGGCATCGCAGATCCTGGCGCAGCTCCTGGTCCCCGGCATGAAGCGCGCCGGATACGGCCGGATCCTCAACATCGTCTCGACCTCGGTCAGGCAGCCGATCCGCGGTCTGGGGGTCTCCAACACGATCCGCGCCGCCATGGCGGGCTGGTCCAAGACCCTGGCGACCGAGCTCGCCCCCGACGGGATCACGGTGAACAATATCCTTCCCGGGGCGACGCGGACTGATCGACTGGCCGAGATCGTGCGGGCGCGGGCGAAAACGTCGGGACGCAGCGAAGAGGAGATCGAAGCGGAGATGATCGAGGAGATACCGGCCGGTCGCTTCGCCCGTCCCGAGGAGATCGCGGCTGCCGTTGGCTTTCTGGCGAGCCCGCCGGCAGGCTACATCACCGGGGTGAGCCTCGCGGTGGACGGCGGCAGGACGATGGCTCTGTGAGCCCGGGCGCGGCGCGCGGGACGGTCCCCGGCAGGAGATCACGATGAAGCGCATTCTCAACCTGATCGACGGAGAGCTGGTACCGCCGGCGGGAAGCGCCTACCTTCCGAATCTGGAGCCCGCGACCGGCGCCGCCTACTCCGAAGTGCCCGACGGAGACGGGCGCGACGTGGAGCGCGCCGTGCAGGCGGCGGAGGCCGCCTTCCCCGCCTGGTCGCGCACGCCGGCGGCCGAGCGCTCGCGCCTGCTGGTGCGCGTCGCCGATCTCATCGAAGCCCACCAGGAAGCGCTGGCCCGTGCCGAGAGCATCGACACCGGCAAGCCGATCGCCATGGCGCGCAGCCTGGACATTCCGCGGGGATCGAGCAATTTCCGCTTCTTCGCCACCTCGATCCTGCACTTCCACTCGGAATCGCACGCCACCGACGACCGGGCGATCAATTACACGCTGCGCCGCCCGCGCGGCGTCGCCGGCATCATCTCTCCCTGGAACCTGCCGCTCTACCTGCTCTCCTGGAAAGTCGCCCCGGCACTGGCGGTCGGCAACACGGTGGTGGCGAAGCCCTCCGAGGTCACCCCGATGACCGCCTTCCTTCTCTCCGAGATCTGCCGCGAGGCGGGTCTTCCGAAAGGGGTGCTGAACATCGTCCACGGGACCGGAGCGAAGGTGGGGGCGGCGCTCGTCTCCCATCCGCGCGTCGGGACGATCTCGTTTACCGGCGGAACGAAGACGGGACGGGAGATCGCCGCCGCCTGCGCGCCGAACTTCAAGAAAGTGGCCCTGGAGCTGGGCGGGAAGAACCCCAACATTATCTTCGCCGACGCGCCGTGGGAAGAGATGATCCCGGGGAGCGTGAAGTCCTCCTTCGACAACCAGGGGCAGATCTGCCTGAGCGGCTCGCGCATCTTCGTGGAGCGGCCGGCGCTCGAGTCGTTCCTGGAGCGCTTCACGGCGCGCGCCAAGGCTCTCAAGCTGGGAGATCCCCTGGAGGACGGAACCGAAATGGGAGCGGTGGTCTCCCCCGCGCAGCGCGACAAGGCGATGGCCTATCTCGACCTGGCGCGCCAGGAAGGGGGTCGGGTCCTGTGCGGCGGCGGTCCTCCGGCGCCGGTGAGCGAGCGCTGTCGCGGAGGGTTTTTCATCCAGCCCACCGTCATCACCGGATTGAGCCCGGAGAGCCGCGTCAACCAGGAGGAGATCTTCGGCCCGATCGTGACGATCACGCCGTTCGACTCGGAGGAGGAAGTGGTCGGCTGGGCCAACGGCACGACCTATGGGCTCTCCGCCTCGATCTGGACGCAGAACCTCTCGCGGGCCCACCGCATGGCCGAGAAGATCCAGTCGGGCACGGTCTGGATCAATTGCTGGATGGTGCGCGACCTGCGGGTCCCCTTCGGGGGGATGAAGCAGAGCGGCGTCGGACGCGAAGGAGGTCTGGAGTCGCTGCGCTTCTTCACCGAGCCGAAAAACGTCTGCGTGCGCGTGCCCCTGGACGCCTGAGGTCGGATCGCGCCGTGTAGGGGGCAGGAGAGAACAAGATGAGCGACCGCGTCGCCGACGAGGGGATTCTCAGCCCGCGTGCTCCCGAGCCGGTCGGGCCTTATCCCCATGCCCGCCGGGCCGGGGGGCTGCTGTTCGTGTCGGGGATCGGTCCGCGCCGCCGCGGGAGCCGCGCGATCCCGGGCGTGACGCTCGACGAGGAAGGGGAAGTCGCAGGCTACGATTTCGAGATGCAGGCCCGGGCCGTTTTCGAGAACATCCGGATGATCCTGGAGGACGCCGGATCTTCGTGGGAGCGCATCGTCGACGTCACCGCGTTCCTTACCGACCTGAAAGCCGACTTCGCGACCTTCAACCGGATCTACGCCGAGTATTTCACCGTCAACCGTCCCACGCGCACCACGGTCGAGGTGACCGCGCTCCCCACCCCCATCGCCATCGAGCTCAAGGTCATCGCCACGATCGACATGCCTTGACTCTCCCGGTTCATCCTGCGATAAGGTGAGGCTGGACCTCGCCGATTTCCACACCGAAAGCTCGACTGCGGGCGCCGTGTGCACCTTTACCGACGGATGATCTCAGCGCTTCTCGTCACGGCATTACTGGCCCCACGCTTGGCTTGGGCACACGCCGCACCCGGCGATCGCCTCGCCGCGCTCACGCATGCGATCAATCTCCATCCACGGGAAGCCGAGCTCTACCTCGAGCGTGGGGACCTGCACCGCGCCGGCGGAGATTTTTCCCGGGCGCGCGCCGACTACCTTCGGGCCCGCCGGCTGCAGCCCGCTCTCCCCGTCGTCGATCTCAAGCTGGGGATCCTCGCGCTCGAGAGAGCGCGACCGAGCAGGGCCCTGCGCTTCCTCGACCGCTACCTGCAAGATCGGCCAGGGGATGCCGGAGGCTGGCGGTGGCACGCCCGGGCCTTGACCAAGCTTGGAAGAGCGCAGGATGCCGCAGAGGACTTCCGCCGGGCCACCGCCGCGACGAGCCCCTCCGACCGGGTACGGCCGGAGGACTTCCTGGAGTGGGCGAAAGCCCTGGAAGCAGCGGGACAGCGACCGGAAGCGATCGATGTGCTGGACGAAGGGATGCGCCGCCTGGGCGCGATCGTCAGCCTGCAGCTCCCGGCCATCAGCCTGGCTCTCGACCTGGGACGCGTCGAGGAAGCGGTGCGTCGCCTGGAGACGCTGCAGGCCGGGCCGGGCCGCCCGGAGGTCTGGCTGGCGCAGCGTGGGAAAATTCTCGAGAGAGCGGGGCTGCCTGACGAGGCGCGCCGGGCCTACGCGGCGGCCCTCGACATCCTCGAAGCGCACTCCGAGACCCGAGCCAGCCGTGCCGAGGACGATCTCGAAGCCTCGATCCGCGCCGGCCTACGCCGGACGGCCCCTGCGGAACCGGCGGTCGAAACAGCGCCATGAGGCCTCGAGGCGCGGTTTGGCGGGCCGGGCTGCTCCTGTGCATGGCGGCGGCATTCGACGAAACGACCGAGGCCGCCGTGGTGGTTCGCGGCCCCTATCTCCAGCTCGGCACGCCTCAGAGCATCGTCGTCCGGTGGAGGACGGACGCGCCCACCGATTCCTGCGTCCGGTACGCCACCCAGCTCGGCGGCGCTGTTTCGCTCGCCTGCAATCCGACCGCGGTGACCGAGCATGTCGTCACCGTCGCGGACTTGAGCACCGACACGCGCTACTACTATTCCGTGGGCACGTCCTCCGCTCGTTTGGCAGGAGGTGACTCCACCTACTTCTTCGACACCTCTCCGGCCGCCGGCACCGCCATCCCGACGCGTCTCTGGGTCCTGGGAGATTCGGGGACCGCGAACGCCAGCGCCGCGAGTGTTCGCGACGCCTATGCCGCCTTCAGCGCCGGGAGCCGCACCAATCTCATCCTCATGCTGGGTGACAACGCCTATCCGAGCGGCACCGACGCGCAGTATCAGGCGGCCGTGTTCAACATGTATCCCACCTTCTTGCGCAACACCGTCCTGTGGCCCACGCTGGGAAACCACGACGGGGAGTCCGCCGACTCGGCCTCGCAAACCGGTCCCTACTACGATCTCTTCACACTGCCGCGCTCGGCCGAGGCGGGAGGACTCGCATCGGGGACCGAAGCGTATTACTCGTTCGACTACGGGAACATCCATTTCATCTGCCTGGAGTCTTTCGAGACGGACCGCTCTCCCACCTCCGCGATGATGACCTGGCTGCAACAGGACGCCCTGGCGACCTCCCGCTTGTGGATCATCGCCTTCTGGCACCATCCTCCCTACACCAAGGGCTCCCACGATTCGGACTTCGAGCCCGAGCTGATCGAAATGCGCCAGAACGCCGTGCCGATCCTCGAGTCGGCGGGCGTCGATCTCGTGCTCACCGGGCACAGCCACTCCTACGAACGGTCCTTCCTGATCGACGGCCACTACGGATGGTCGGCGACTTTCAACGCCTCGATGAAAGTGGATGGAGGAGACGGACGCGTCGGGGGCACGGGAGCCTACAAGAAGCCGACGCTGGGGCCCGCGGCGCACGAGGGCGCGGTCTATGTCGTGGCCGGCTCGTCCGGACAGACCAGCGGGGGAACCTTGAACCATCCCGCGATGTTCGTGTCGCTGAACCAGCTCGGCTCATTGGCCCTGGACGTGAATGGCCGGCGGCTGGATGCCCGGTTCGTGAACTCCTCGGGTCAGGTCGGCGATCTGTTCACGCTTTTCAAGGGGCCGCCTCCCCAGGCCGCCTTCCTGGCCAGCGTGACCGCCGGACCGTCGCCGCTGGCCGTTGCCTTCACCGATACTTCCCAGGACGATCCGACTTCCTGGGGCTGGGACTTCGACGGAGATGCCGTCGTCGACAGCACGCTGCAGAACCCCACCCACGTCTACGCGGCGCCGGGGATCTACACCATTGCTTTGACCGCCGCGAATCTGGCGGGCGCCGACACCGAGGTGAAGGTGGGACTGCTTTGTGTCACCTCGCCGGACGGATTGGGGGACGCCGACGCCGACGGGGTGCCGGATGGAGAGGATCGCTGCCCCTGCCTGGCGGATCCGCTGCAGGAGGACGGGGATGGCGACGGACTGGGAGATGCGTGCGATTCCGACGACGACAACGACGCCGTCGCCGACCCGTACGACTGCGCGCCGCTGGACCCGACGCACAGCGCGGAGCCTCCGGAAGCGGGCATGACGCTGGTGCTTGGTCCGGCGCCGGAAGCCATCGCCTGGGGCGCCGTCCCGCAGGCGACGCACTACGGTGTCTATCGCGGAATCGTCCCCGCCGGCGCCGGCTTCGCCTATGCTCATGCCTGCCTCGAGCCGGCTTCGCCGGACACCACTTCCCAGGATTCCCAGGTCCCTTCCGCCGATTCCCTGTTCTATTACCTGGTGAGCGCGCGCAACTCATGCGGCGACGGATCGCTC from Candidatus Polarisedimenticolia bacterium carries:
- a CDS encoding sulfatase, translated to MRRLGTIALMLGALLLPAASAPQPPAPKSLLLISLDTTRADHLHCYGYPLPTSPTLDALAADGILFENTFTQAVNTGPAHASLLTGLAPAAHGVRFNGTSLSPEFPTLASLLSAAGYRTAAFVSGYTMMAAQTGFDRGFEVYEDKFTGQERRSDQTVDLAIAWLQSAPAGKPYFLFVHLFDPHGRYDPPEGGAQFRKGSYAPIPSAEDIPEYQRLERPGGGVSLDPLDYISRYDGEIAHADSQIKRLLARAGDKTVVAFTSDHGETLAERDYYFGHGARLSDEAVRVPLILKTGDPKLKGKRVRGAAQLVDVLPTLLPALGQPTPPRLPGRNLLPFARAGAIPPGTTVISEARATPQSAGGRNLAFPPRSLVVAARSESSKLIVYPTTAGAVYDLFDLASDPLEKAGTSAPEKARASKLFTALDLYRNGGRLPDPPEIDEETKKKLRSLGYVD
- a CDS encoding Rid family hydrolase, which codes for MSDRVADEGILSPRAPEPVGPYPHARRAGGLLFVSGIGPRRRGSRAIPGVTLDEEGEVAGYDFEMQARAVFENIRMILEDAGSSWERIVDVTAFLTDLKADFATFNRIYAEYFTVNRPTRTTVEVTALPTPIAIELKVIATIDMP
- a CDS encoding aldehyde dehydrogenase; translated protein: MKRILNLIDGELVPPAGSAYLPNLEPATGAAYSEVPDGDGRDVERAVQAAEAAFPAWSRTPAAERSRLLVRVADLIEAHQEALARAESIDTGKPIAMARSLDIPRGSSNFRFFATSILHFHSESHATDDRAINYTLRRPRGVAGIISPWNLPLYLLSWKVAPALAVGNTVVAKPSEVTPMTAFLLSEICREAGLPKGVLNIVHGTGAKVGAALVSHPRVGTISFTGGTKTGREIAAACAPNFKKVALELGGKNPNIIFADAPWEEMIPGSVKSSFDNQGQICLSGSRIFVERPALESFLERFTARAKALKLGDPLEDGTEMGAVVSPAQRDKAMAYLDLARQEGGRVLCGGGPPAPVSERCRGGFFIQPTVITGLSPESRVNQEEIFGPIVTITPFDSEEEVVGWANGTTYGLSASIWTQNLSRAHRMAEKIQSGTVWINCWMVRDLRVPFGGMKQSGVGREGGLESLRFFTEPKNVCVRVPLDA
- a CDS encoding SDR family oxidoreductase, which produces MASEADRSLQSRTALICGASRGIGRACALELARLGARVIVAARDPHALQKVLSELAGKDHLPLAVDFEDTAALRLSTAGTLEKVGTIHILINNSGGPASGPTLAAQPEQFLAAFSRHLVASQILAQLLVPGMKRAGYGRILNIVSTSVRQPIRGLGVSNTIRAAMAGWSKTLATELAPDGITVNNILPGATRTDRLAEIVRARAKTSGRSEEEIEAEMIEEIPAGRFARPEEIAAAVGFLASPPAGYITGVSLAVDGGRTMAL
- a CDS encoding metallophosphoesterase, which codes for MRPRGAVWRAGLLLCMAAAFDETTEAAVVVRGPYLQLGTPQSIVVRWRTDAPTDSCVRYATQLGGAVSLACNPTAVTEHVVTVADLSTDTRYYYSVGTSSARLAGGDSTYFFDTSPAAGTAIPTRLWVLGDSGTANASAASVRDAYAAFSAGSRTNLILMLGDNAYPSGTDAQYQAAVFNMYPTFLRNTVLWPTLGNHDGESADSASQTGPYYDLFTLPRSAEAGGLASGTEAYYSFDYGNIHFICLESFETDRSPTSAMMTWLQQDALATSRLWIIAFWHHPPYTKGSHDSDFEPELIEMRQNAVPILESAGVDLVLTGHSHSYERSFLIDGHYGWSATFNASMKVDGGDGRVGGTGAYKKPTLGPAAHEGAVYVVAGSSGQTSGGTLNHPAMFVSLNQLGSLALDVNGRRLDARFVNSSGQVGDLFTLFKGPPPQAAFLASVTAGPSPLAVAFTDTSQDDPTSWGWDFDGDAVVDSTLQNPTHVYAAPGIYTIALTAANLAGADTEVKVGLLCVTSPDGLGDADADGVPDGEDRCPCLADPLQEDGDGDGLGDACDSDDDNDAVADPYDCAPLDPTHSAEPPEAGMTLVLGPAPEAIAWGAVPQATHYGVYRGIVPAGAGFAYAHACLEPASPDTTSQDSQVPSADSLFYYLVSARNSCGDGSLGFASSGAPRPNATACP
- a CDS encoding tetratricopeptide repeat protein translates to MAWAHAAPGDRLAALTHAINLHPREAELYLERGDLHRAGGDFSRARADYLRARRLQPALPVVDLKLGILALERARPSRALRFLDRYLQDRPGDAGGWRWHARALTKLGRAQDAAEDFRRATAATSPSDRVRPEDFLEWAKALEAAGQRPEAIDVLDEGMRRLGAIVSLQLPAISLALDLGRVEEAVRRLETLQAGPGRPEVWLAQRGKILERAGLPDEARRAYAAALDILEAHSETRASRAEDDLEASIRAGLRRTAPAEPAVETAP
- a CDS encoding VOC family protein translates to MAQKVNSVPQGFHTLTPHLVVNGADEAISFYKKAFGAEERYRMTMPGSNQVMHAELQIGNSVFFLADEFEMPQAPKSPKHLSGSTVALHLYVPDCDALYKRAVDAGAKGVQPPTNMFWGDRYGKVQDPFGHHWSVGTHVEDVDPAEMEQRAKSFFQQAGKPK